One part of the Macrobrachium rosenbergii isolate ZJJX-2024 chromosome 3, ASM4041242v1, whole genome shotgun sequence genome encodes these proteins:
- the LOC136827534 gene encoding uncharacterized protein codes for MRPRAYIVLLVCLGLVLAIPTSSSEVSPSSPSSSSSSSSSPSSSPKNHPHPQDPSKVFMKRDFKGPEAAHHVDSYDVPVSDSYAAPVVDSYAAPPPASDNGYYYYYHPVEEVGYKHGGGKECDMGKALLAPLILIDIFVGILAAEAIGLIPKLELPPIQIPALPALPGLPGLGDLANLGLVKPEILDLAKPDLLNLNKPDILGLNKPDILGKSDIDENYTLTDYIPWGAIGKLTTVVSRSHGER; via the exons ATGAGGCCGCGAGCGTATATCGTATTACTGGTATGTCTTGGTCTAGTGTTGGCGATACCTACGTCTTCGTCTGAAGTGTCcccgtcttctccttcttcatcttcttcttcttcttcttctccttcttcctcaccGAAGAATCATCCACACCCGCAAGATCCATCGAAGGTTTTCATGAAGAGAGACTTCAAAGGGCCG GAAGCGGCTCACCACGTAGATAGCTACGATGTGCCGGTGTCAGACAGCTACGCCGCCCCTGTTGTAGACAGCTACGCCGCTCCTCCGCCAGCCAGTGATAACGgctactattattactatcacCCCGTCGAAGAAGTTGGCTACAAGCACGGAGGAGGGAAGGAGTGCGACATGGGCAAAGCT CTTCTGGCGCCTCTCATCCTGATCGACATCTTCGTGGGCATCTTGGCAGCGGAGGCCATCGGCCTGATTCCCAAATTGGAGCTGCCCCCTATTCAAATCCCAGCCCTCCCGGCTCTCCCTGGCTTGCCCGGATTGGGCGACCTGGCGAACCTGGGTTTAGTTAAGCCCGAGATCCTCGACCTGGCTAAACCTGATTTGCTGAACCTCAATAAACCCGATATCCTGGGTCTCAACAAACCTGACATCCTGGGCAAAAGCGACATCGACGAGAACTACACCTTGACGGATTATATTCCTTGGGGGGCGATCGGCAAG CTGACGACCGTCGTGTCCAGAAGCCATGGAGAAAGATGA